The following are encoded together in the Bradyrhizobium genosp. L genome:
- a CDS encoding acylphosphatase: MSGVARHVMISGRVQGVGYRAWVAEQATARGLEGWVRNRRDGSVEAVFSGAPDVVSGMIAACHRGPTFAHVDAVQAEPGHSDLLNLRRAGERFSFLPTV; encoded by the coding sequence ATGAGCGGCGTGGCCCGCCACGTCATGATCAGCGGCCGCGTCCAGGGCGTCGGCTACCGCGCCTGGGTCGCCGAGCAGGCGACCGCGCGCGGCCTCGAAGGTTGGGTGCGCAACCGCCGCGACGGCAGCGTCGAGGCGGTGTTTTCCGGAGCCCCCGACGTCGTGTCCGGGATGATCGCAGCTTGCCACCGCGGACCGACCTTCGCGCACGTCGACGCCGTGCAGGCCGAGCCCGGTCATTCCGATCTCCTCAACCTGCGGCGGGCAGGGGAGCGGTTTTCGTTCCTGCCGACAGTGTAA
- a CDS encoding class I SAM-dependent methyltransferase, protein MQASDKAFVGSIPELYDQLFVPMIFEPYARDLAHRAKALGPRDLLETAAGTGAVTRALWSALGRDTRIVATDLNEPMLARAKSQMPDQADVSWQQADALALPFEDAGFDVVACQFGVMFFPDRVKGYAEARRVLRPGGRFLFNVWDRIEENEFADVVIQTLQTVFPDNPPQFLARTPHGYHDVARIRADLTAAGFKDIAIETVTHRSHAASAWNAAIAFCQGSPMRGEIESHGGQSLEMATQRAADGLARRFGTGAIEGRIQALVMSAVA, encoded by the coding sequence ATGCAAGCGTCCGACAAGGCGTTCGTTGGGTCGATTCCAGAGCTTTACGACCAGCTCTTCGTGCCGATGATCTTTGAACCCTACGCACGTGACCTGGCGCACCGCGCCAAGGCTCTCGGACCGCGTGACCTGCTCGAGACCGCCGCAGGCACCGGCGCTGTCACGCGCGCATTGTGGTCAGCGCTCGGCCGCGACACTCGCATCGTGGCGACCGACCTCAACGAACCGATGCTCGCGCGCGCAAAGTCGCAGATGCCGGACCAGGCGGATGTCAGCTGGCAACAGGCCGATGCGCTTGCGCTGCCGTTTGAGGACGCAGGCTTCGACGTCGTCGCCTGCCAGTTTGGCGTGATGTTCTTTCCCGACCGGGTCAAAGGCTACGCCGAAGCCCGCCGCGTGCTCCGCCCCGGCGGCCGCTTTCTGTTCAATGTCTGGGACAGAATCGAGGAGAATGAGTTTGCGGATGTCGTGATCCAGACGCTGCAGACCGTATTCCCGGACAACCCTCCGCAATTCCTGGCGCGCACCCCGCATGGCTACCACGACGTAGCGCGCATTCGCGCCGACCTGACCGCCGCAGGGTTCAAGGACATAGCGATCGAGACGGTCACACATCGGAGCCACGCGGCGTCCGCGTGGAATGCGGCCATCGCCTTCTGCCAGGGCTCGCCGATGCGCGGCGAGATCGAGAGCCACGGCGGGCAAAGCCTCGAAATGGCGACCCAGCGTGCTGCAGACGGGCTGGCACGTCGCTTCGGCACCGGGGCAATCGAAGGCCGGATCCAGGCGCTGGTGATGTCGGCCGTCGCGTAA